One Pleurocapsa sp. PCC 7327 DNA segment encodes these proteins:
- the crtA gene encoding cyanoexosortase A — MKAILFTPVRYLKNFQFWLLGIAAGLIAIHLTVTWRFGDINLLGVSVLFWLAVSSLIWRKRSCLNLESGALSSLLGALLVAIVLLKSTSLTGSHFIRLSPFLSAVGLALLASGFKGLKQYWQELTVLFFLGVPQVILSSLSIDTSLITAQFAAFILWYLGFEVSRQGVYINLPGGGVEVYPGCSGLENMAHLLGLAILFLAMFPMNWGQKILAPIVAVTLAFLVNGFRVAFMTVLAASSQLETFEYWHKGGGSLVFSLIAVLLFGLFCLFSIRQQEPVERDTA; from the coding sequence ATGAAAGCAATCCTCTTTACTCCAGTTAGATACCTAAAAAACTTCCAATTCTGGCTGTTGGGGATTGCAGCAGGGTTAATCGCCATTCACCTGACTGTGACTTGGAGATTTGGAGATATTAACCTGCTAGGCGTTAGCGTCTTGTTTTGGCTGGCTGTATCGTCTTTAATCTGGAGAAAGCGTAGTTGCCTAAATTTAGAAAGTGGTGCGCTATCTAGCTTACTGGGCGCATTGCTCGTGGCGATCGTGCTGCTAAAGAGCACGTCTCTAACTGGCAGTCACTTCATTCGTCTCTCTCCTTTCCTATCTGCCGTCGGTCTTGCCCTGCTTGCTTCTGGTTTTAAGGGACTCAAGCAATACTGGCAAGAACTGACCGTTCTCTTTTTTCTGGGCGTGCCCCAGGTAATCCTATCGTCGCTATCGATCGATACTTCCTTAATCACAGCTCAATTTGCTGCTTTTATTCTTTGGTATTTGGGCTTTGAAGTTTCTCGCCAAGGAGTTTATATCAATCTCCCTGGGGGAGGTGTCGAAGTCTATCCTGGCTGTTCGGGTTTGGAAAATATGGCTCATTTGTTAGGGCTAGCGATTCTTTTTCTGGCGATGTTTCCCATGAATTGGGGACAAAAAATCCTAGCACCCATCGTTGCCGTCACCTTGGCTTTTTTAGTCAACGGATTTCGAGTTGCTTTCATGACCGTCCTAGCTGCCTCTTCCCAGCTGGAAACCTTTGAATACTGGCATAAAGGCGGCGGTTCTCTCGTGTTTTCGCTGATTGCCGTGCTACTTTTCGGTTTATTCTGCCTTTTCTCGATCCGACAGCAGGAACCCGTCGAGCGGGATACGGCGTAG
- a CDS encoding cyanoexosortase A system-associated protein, giving the protein MMFWKQIRYSFLVVTFGGVLFVLGKSILAPTISYRTIADSFVFPSEVPLPGWQPLASRSLPKSNYEFPKLVAGRHYRYQQNGLNLDIEMRYFTATNGDVRIFIQQYAGIAQSLVVHHQKTGFYGLFARQQRAYLSACINRRGSSTVTAEQFEQNRYLYDISLNRLLPWLLGQEPLRDKRCLWAHLSIAVPNASSEAAYRDLEKIWVSWYNWWNPRFPKP; this is encoded by the coding sequence ATGATGTTCTGGAAACAAATCCGATACTCGTTTTTAGTCGTAACTTTTGGAGGTGTTCTGTTCGTTTTAGGAAAGTCAATCCTAGCTCCGACGATAAGTTACCGTACCATTGCCGACTCCTTTGTTTTTCCTTCAGAAGTGCCCTTACCAGGATGGCAGCCTCTGGCGAGTCGTTCCTTGCCCAAATCTAATTACGAGTTTCCAAAATTAGTTGCTGGAAGGCACTATCGATATCAACAGAACGGTTTGAATCTGGATATCGAAATGCGTTATTTTACCGCTACTAATGGAGATGTCAGAATCTTTATTCAACAGTACGCTGGGATTGCGCAGTCTCTTGTCGTGCATCATCAGAAGACAGGCTTTTACGGTCTTTTCGCGCGCCAGCAGAGAGCTTACCTGAGCGCCTGCATTAACCGACGCGGCAGTAGTACAGTGACTGCCGAACAGTTTGAGCAGAATCGGTATCTCTACGACATCAGCTTGAATCGTCTATTACCTTGGCTACTCGGTCAAGAACCCCTCAGAGACAAGCGCTGTCTGTGGGCACATTTATCCATTGCCGTGCCAAATGCTTCTTCTGAAGCTGCCTATCGGGATCTAGAAAAAATCTGGGTTTCCTGGTATAACTGGTGGAATCCACGCTTTCCAAAGCCATAA
- a CDS encoding PEP-CTERM sorting domain-containing protein, whose protein sequence is MNKTRVLMVLTATAVVLSLTPAATYAVTVGQPFSHPMREDIFSDSMIEDPSADVMGLNLAQLLETYFSFKALNVTIANRSTVASDLRARFSSTATRSAVANEAIGADLETVPEPFTILGTGLALGFGGLLHREYSRKQKTSKQKTQ, encoded by the coding sequence GTGAACAAAACCCGTGTTTTGATGGTTTTAACAGCAACAGCAGTAGTGCTAAGTCTCACACCAGCAGCCACATACGCCGTCACAGTAGGTCAACCATTCTCCCATCCAATGCGAGAAGACATCTTCTCGGATTCGATGATAGAAGATCCCTCTGCGGATGTGATGGGATTAAATTTAGCCCAATTACTTGAAACCTATTTTTCTTTTAAAGCTCTCAACGTAACTATAGCGAATCGCTCGACTGTAGCATCCGACTTAAGAGCAAGATTCAGCTCGACTGCAACTCGATCGGCTGTAGCCAACGAAGCGATTGGAGCCGATCTCGAAACCGTCCCCGAACCCTTTACTATCCTAGGCACAGGTTTAGCTTTGGGATTCGGAGGCTTGTTGCATAGAGAGTATTCGAGGAAGCAAAAGACATCGAAGCAAAAGACTCAATGA